A stretch of Thermomicrobium roseum DSM 5159 DNA encodes these proteins:
- a CDS encoding DUF1801 domain-containing protein → MSDEQMNGPADARQPDRRKQRRTMRRSGAVDGEEAVRAAITAMPEPWRSIAERLDFVIRSTAPQLTPRLWYGLPAYALEKAVVCFFRSPQTFGERYLTFGFTDKAQLDEGTWWPVAFAITELGPAEEARVRELVQRAVGATDREPR, encoded by the coding sequence ATGAGCGATGAGCAGATGAATGGCCCGGCAGACGCAAGGCAGCCTGATCGCCGCAAGCAGCGGCGCACCATGCGACGGAGCGGTGCGGTGGACGGTGAAGAAGCCGTCCGTGCCGCCATCACCGCGATGCCCGAACCGTGGCGCTCCATCGCTGAGCGCCTCGACTTCGTGATCCGCAGCACTGCACCACAACTCACGCCGCGACTCTGGTACGGTCTCCCCGCGTACGCGCTGGAGAAAGCTGTCGTCTGCTTCTTCCGCAGTCCGCAGACGTTCGGCGAACGCTATCTCACCTTCGGTTTCACCGATAAAGCCCAGCTCGACGAGGGCACCTGGTGGCCGGTCGCGTTCGCGATCACCGAACTCGGTCCGGCCGAAGAGGCTCGCGTGCGCGAGTTGGTGCAGCGTGCTGTCGGAGCGACCGACCGCGAGCCAAGGTGA
- a CDS encoding polysaccharide deacetylase family protein, which produces MRYLRFLWICSLVLGLLAAVQPARAAGPPSVVYFPTTGHHVAEPFLSFWRAHGGLRILGYPLSEAHERDGLLVQYFERARLEASLGCLGKTDCPVQLTRVAAHLTAGRTDPAFAALSLETRPPDTPLRRFFPETGHFLANGFLRFWLRNGGLPVFGYPISEEFTEVDPETGQPVTVQYFERARFSWHPEALGTLWEVQLARLGAELAARDGVETAPVSRQPGVPDYDPALFPRAFRLPVLMYHDIGEPAARYRIPLWRLEQQLDWLLANGYVTISLEQAFEALLADGPLPERAVVITFDDGPRSQLAAARALAARNMTATFFVLPGRSALGAAELRELRSMGHEIGSHSMTHRAMTRLDDGAARWEAETSRRTLESWLGEPVRFFAYPGGDWNPRVASIVSTTGYFGAMAAWGGTRWTREKRWVEPRVEIDGRISLDRFAWYVERF; this is translated from the coding sequence ATGCGGTATCTCCGTTTCCTCTGGATCTGTTCGCTCGTCCTCGGCCTGCTCGCCGCCGTCCAGCCAGCGCGCGCCGCTGGCCCACCGTCCGTCGTCTACTTCCCCACCACGGGCCATCACGTCGCCGAACCCTTCCTCTCCTTCTGGCGCGCCCACGGTGGACTCCGCATCCTCGGCTATCCCCTGAGCGAGGCGCACGAGCGGGACGGCCTACTCGTCCAGTACTTCGAGCGGGCTCGCCTGGAGGCATCGCTGGGGTGCCTGGGGAAGACGGACTGCCCGGTGCAACTCACCCGTGTCGCTGCGCACCTCACTGCTGGCCGAACCGATCCCGCGTTCGCAGCGCTCTCTCTCGAGACGCGACCTCCGGATACGCCGCTTCGCCGCTTCTTCCCGGAAACCGGCCATTTCCTCGCCAACGGTTTCCTCCGCTTCTGGCTCCGCAATGGCGGCCTCCCCGTCTTCGGTTACCCGATCTCCGAGGAATTCACCGAAGTCGATCCGGAAACCGGCCAGCCTGTCACCGTCCAGTACTTCGAGCGCGCCCGCTTCTCCTGGCATCCCGAGGCGCTCGGCACGCTCTGGGAGGTCCAGCTGGCTCGCCTCGGTGCCGAGCTCGCAGCCCGCGATGGCGTCGAGACCGCTCCCGTCTCCCGCCAGCCCGGCGTGCCCGACTACGATCCGGCCCTCTTCCCGCGCGCTTTCCGCTTGCCGGTGCTCATGTACCACGATATCGGCGAGCCAGCCGCCCGCTACCGCATCCCCCTCTGGCGCCTCGAGCAGCAACTCGATTGGCTCCTCGCCAACGGCTACGTCACCATCTCGCTCGAACAGGCTTTCGAGGCGCTCCTGGCCGATGGTCCATTGCCCGAACGAGCGGTCGTCATCACCTTCGACGATGGTCCGCGCAGCCAACTCGCCGCTGCCCGCGCGCTCGCTGCCCGCAACATGACAGCGACCTTCTTCGTCCTGCCTGGCCGGAGTGCGCTCGGCGCAGCCGAACTCCGCGAACTCCGTTCCATGGGCCACGAGATCGGCTCGCATTCCATGACCCACCGCGCCATGACTCGCCTCGACGATGGCGCCGCCCGCTGGGAAGCCGAGACCAGTCGCCGTACGCTCGAGTCGTGGCTCGGTGAGCCGGTCCGCTTCTTCGCCTACCCGGGGGGCGATTGGAACCCACGAGTCGCCAGCATCGTCAGCACTACCGGCTACTTCGGCGCCATGGCCGCCTGGGGCGGAACACGGTGGACGCGCGAGAAGCGCTGGGTCGAGCCGCGCGTCGAGATCGACGGACGCATCTCTCTCGACCGCTTCGCCTGGTACGTCGAGCGCTTCTGA
- a CDS encoding enoyl-CoA hydratase/isomerase family protein — protein sequence MTRILRERRDGVLLLRLNRPDKLNAIDAAMLGELCAALEEARVDDTVRVVVLTGNERAFSAGADIDGFAGVTVEELATSRSDLPQWDTIRRFPKPLIAAVSGYVFGGGLELALACDIIVAAQGARFAAPEIKIGLIPGAGGTQLLARRFGKYRAMELVLTGREFSAEEAERWGLVNLIVPAEEYLERALELAQQIAQYPPAAVRAAKAAIVTGLEMPLDAALRFERELFLRIFATPEAQEAIQRFLERRRAKQRAE from the coding sequence ATGACGCGGATCCTGCGGGAACGACGAGACGGGGTACTCCTGCTCCGACTGAACCGGCCGGACAAGCTCAACGCGATCGACGCCGCGATGCTCGGCGAGCTGTGCGCTGCACTGGAGGAAGCGCGAGTCGACGACACGGTACGCGTGGTCGTCCTGACTGGTAACGAGCGGGCATTCTCGGCGGGTGCCGATATCGACGGCTTCGCTGGTGTGACGGTCGAGGAGCTGGCGACGAGCCGCTCTGACCTTCCGCAGTGGGACACCATCCGGCGCTTTCCCAAGCCCCTGATCGCGGCTGTTTCCGGTTATGTGTTCGGGGGAGGGCTCGAGCTCGCACTCGCCTGCGACATCATTGTGGCGGCGCAGGGGGCGCGGTTCGCAGCGCCGGAAATCAAGATCGGGCTCATTCCAGGGGCTGGAGGGACGCAACTCTTGGCCCGTCGCTTCGGCAAGTACCGAGCGATGGAACTGGTGCTGACCGGCCGAGAGTTTTCGGCGGAGGAGGCCGAACGCTGGGGTCTGGTCAACCTGATCGTCCCAGCGGAAGAGTATCTGGAGCGAGCACTCGAACTGGCGCAGCAGATCGCGCAGTACCCGCCGGCAGCGGTGCGGGCGGCGAAAGCGGCGATCGTGACTGGGCTCGAGATGCCGCTGGATGCGGCGCTGCGCTTCGAACGCGAACTCTTCTTGCGGATCTTCGCGACACCAGAGGCGCAGGAAGCGATCCAGCGTTTCCTGGAGCGCCGGCGGGCCAAGCAGCGAGCTGAGTGA
- a CDS encoding MFS transporter — translation MHRHQRDKGYAWVIVATLALTETVSWGVLYYGFAVFLVPMEQAFGWSRAQLTGAFSLALLLSGFVAPLVGRWLDQRGPRLPMTFGSLAATLLLLAWSRITQLAAFYAVWAGLGLVMALVLYEPAFATIAKWFERRRRQALTVLTLVGALASVIFTPFITWLIALLGWRTALLVLAGLLALTTVLPHALLLRAPPREPISPRPRAATNARAALRTLPFWALTAALTLAAFVTVTVTVHLLPSLLDRGYTPAFAASATGLVGLMQIPGRLLIAPLGRWLSDRVLTTLVFLVQGGALLLLLVAGHRAAGVLAFVVLFGMANGMITIVRAARPAELFGSAAYGAIAGAMTLPVTLARAAAPFGAGLLYTALGRYQPIWLALVVVGALSAGAACLAETAACRSLLGSARSPQTEERLPLERASTDAQE, via the coding sequence GTGCATCGCCACCAACGTGATAAGGGCTATGCCTGGGTGATCGTGGCCACGCTCGCGCTGACCGAGACCGTCTCCTGGGGCGTTCTCTACTATGGTTTCGCGGTCTTTCTCGTCCCGATGGAGCAAGCGTTCGGCTGGTCGCGTGCGCAATTGACTGGCGCCTTCTCGCTCGCTCTGCTCCTTTCCGGCTTCGTCGCGCCACTGGTCGGGCGCTGGCTCGATCAGCGAGGTCCACGCCTTCCCATGACGTTCGGCTCCCTCGCAGCGACGCTGCTCCTCCTGGCCTGGTCGCGTATCACCCAGTTGGCCGCGTTCTATGCTGTGTGGGCAGGGCTCGGCCTCGTCATGGCCCTGGTGCTCTACGAGCCTGCTTTCGCGACGATCGCGAAGTGGTTCGAGCGTCGCCGGCGCCAGGCGCTCACCGTGCTCACGCTCGTGGGCGCCTTGGCCAGCGTCATCTTCACCCCGTTCATCACCTGGCTCATCGCGCTCCTGGGCTGGCGCACTGCCCTCCTCGTCCTGGCTGGACTGCTCGCGCTGACGACCGTGCTCCCGCACGCCCTTCTGCTCCGCGCTCCACCACGCGAGCCGATCTCCCCCCGACCTCGGGCAGCGACGAACGCTCGTGCCGCCCTGCGGACTCTTCCCTTCTGGGCACTCACGGCAGCCCTCACCCTGGCAGCCTTCGTCACCGTGACCGTTACGGTGCATCTCCTCCCCTCGCTGCTCGACCGCGGCTATACGCCCGCCTTCGCTGCCTCCGCAACCGGACTGGTCGGCCTCATGCAGATCCCGGGTCGGCTCCTCATCGCGCCGCTCGGTCGCTGGCTCTCCGACCGCGTCCTCACTACGCTCGTCTTCCTCGTCCAGGGAGGTGCACTGCTGCTCTTGCTCGTGGCTGGCCACCGCGCGGCCGGGGTACTCGCCTTCGTCGTCCTCTTCGGCATGGCGAACGGGATGATCACGATCGTGCGAGCGGCTCGCCCCGCCGAGTTGTTCGGCAGTGCTGCCTACGGTGCGATCGCCGGGGCCATGACCCTGCCCGTCACGCTCGCTCGTGCAGCTGCGCCGTTCGGGGCCGGTCTCCTCTACACGGCCCTCGGCCGCTACCAGCCGATCTGGCTGGCGCTCGTGGTGGTCGGAGCGCTCTCGGCTGGCGCTGCCTGCCTGGCCGAGACCGCTGCCTGCCGCTCGCTGCTCGGTTCCGCTCGCTCACCCCAGACGGAGGAGCGCCTCCCGCTGGAACGAGCGTCGACCGACGCGCAGGAGTAA
- a CDS encoding long-chain fatty acid--CoA ligase — translation MNKSTRSAACAEFPERVDHSFREGFAGEEHWYTDRAGGKRGMNLDTLTIRHVLVRTHRYFPRSEVVERVGEGQVRRFCYAELAEEAIRFANGLRSLGVREGDRVATLLWNTWPHLVAYLAIPNIGAVIHTLNLRLHPNDLAYIAHHAEDKVLIVEDSLVPLYEQFRDHAPFQQVIVVGDATKVPGALSYAELIQQHEPDERALVDVHWNTPAFLLYTSGTTGKPKGVLYVHAQLALAALALTSTITYYVSKEDSIVLSVPMFHVASWALPYAGLIVGAKLVLPGPHPQPADLLNLLSDEQGTFVAGVPTVWHDAANLVENYPGRWTFSPKLRLILGGSAAPEALIRRWESFGVTVIHGWGMSEVLLGLQSHVKLADFPPEKRYELLLKQGMPSPFVEAKVLTFDGAEAPWDGQTMGELLVRGAWIADSYYRGESPDSFVDGWLRTGDVAVIDQEGYVKLVDRLKDVIKSGGEWISTIELENALMSHPAVEEAAVIGVPHERWQERPIGVVVLRRGQSTTEEELKEYLRQRFVRWWVPDAIVFVDELPKTSTGKLAKATLRERFRDWKWEERA, via the coding sequence ATGAACAAAAGCACTCGCAGTGCTGCCTGCGCGGAGTTCCCGGAGCGAGTCGATCACTCCTTCCGAGAGGGGTTCGCCGGAGAGGAGCACTGGTACACGGATCGGGCAGGAGGGAAGCGCGGCATGAATCTGGACACGCTCACCATTCGACACGTGCTCGTGCGCACGCATCGGTACTTTCCGCGCTCCGAAGTCGTGGAGCGAGTCGGAGAGGGACAGGTTCGGCGGTTCTGCTATGCGGAGTTGGCCGAGGAGGCGATCCGATTCGCCAACGGGCTCAGGAGCCTGGGAGTCCGAGAAGGTGACCGGGTTGCCACCCTGTTATGGAACACCTGGCCGCACCTCGTCGCCTACCTAGCGATTCCGAACATCGGCGCGGTGATCCACACGTTGAACTTGCGTCTGCACCCGAACGACCTCGCCTACATCGCTCACCATGCCGAGGACAAAGTTCTGATCGTCGAGGACTCGCTGGTTCCGCTCTACGAGCAGTTCCGTGATCACGCTCCCTTCCAGCAGGTCATCGTCGTCGGCGACGCAACCAAGGTACCGGGGGCACTCTCCTATGCGGAGCTGATCCAGCAACACGAACCAGACGAACGAGCGCTGGTGGATGTGCATTGGAACACGCCGGCTTTCCTTCTTTATACATCGGGGACGACGGGGAAGCCGAAGGGTGTGCTGTACGTGCATGCGCAGCTCGCACTGGCAGCGCTGGCTTTGACCTCGACGATCACCTACTACGTGAGCAAGGAGGACTCCATCGTTCTCTCGGTCCCGATGTTCCATGTGGCGAGTTGGGCGCTCCCCTACGCCGGACTGATCGTCGGGGCCAAGCTGGTGCTGCCTGGCCCGCACCCGCAACCGGCTGACCTCCTGAACTTGCTCTCCGACGAGCAGGGGACCTTCGTGGCCGGCGTCCCGACCGTTTGGCACGATGCGGCGAACCTCGTCGAGAACTATCCGGGGCGATGGACGTTCTCGCCAAAGCTCCGGCTGATCCTGGGTGGGAGCGCGGCACCGGAAGCGTTGATTCGCCGCTGGGAGTCGTTCGGTGTGACGGTGATCCACGGCTGGGGGATGAGCGAGGTCCTGCTCGGTCTCCAGTCGCACGTCAAGCTGGCCGACTTTCCGCCGGAAAAGCGGTACGAATTGCTGCTCAAGCAGGGGATGCCCTCTCCGTTCGTCGAAGCCAAAGTGCTGACCTTCGATGGCGCGGAAGCCCCGTGGGACGGGCAGACGATGGGTGAACTCCTGGTGCGCGGCGCCTGGATCGCCGACTCCTACTATCGGGGCGAGAGCCCGGACTCTTTCGTCGATGGCTGGCTCCGCACCGGGGATGTCGCCGTGATCGACCAGGAAGGGTATGTCAAGCTGGTCGACCGTTTGAAGGACGTCATCAAATCGGGTGGGGAGTGGATCAGCACGATCGAGCTGGAAAACGCTCTGATGAGTCATCCGGCGGTGGAGGAAGCAGCCGTGATCGGCGTGCCGCACGAGCGCTGGCAGGAGCGACCGATCGGGGTCGTCGTCTTGCGCAGGGGGCAGTCTACCACCGAGGAAGAACTCAAAGAATACTTGCGCCAGCGGTTCGTCCGTTGGTGGGTGCCGGACGCGATCGTCTTCGTCGACGAGTTGCCGAAGACATCCACCGGCAAACTGGCGAAGGCGACGCTCCGCGAGCGGTTCCGTGACTGGAAGTGGGAGGAGCGCGCGTGA
- a CDS encoding 3-hydroxyacyl-CoA dehydrogenase NAD-binding domain-containing protein, giving the protein MIEKVGVLGAGSMGAAVAALAASAGLEVILLDVKGEGDPAGPARRGLERAVKQRAFLDPSAAGRVQVGNVEDDLPLLAGCDWVLEAIIEEREAKRTLFQRLAAILPPQTIVTTNTSTFTLHALLPDELGAWRDRFFVTHFFNPPRALLLCEVTAFPEGEGERFFGFVRFLEQRLGRRALLVRDTPGFVANRFGIYALAHAVRLTTELGLTPEEVDALTGPLLGRPRSATFRTIDLTGVDILVLGTRSLQESTGDDYAVPDWILELYQAKRLGDKTGGGIYRREGEQQLTYDPLQHGDRPFRPAAIPGLDDLLRQPFPERLVGALDLPSPYGDYVRHLLGRTFGYVLARTRDAARDIASVDRALEWGFGWAAGPYAQMQFLGLERVRELLQDAGVPVSDLLALAEERGGFFRDGRVLDPASGELIPEEQLPSTRRTRQIRLREALDRQGTHDLGDGILAVRVRSLEALPELVAGTLAHGPSALVLVPAFAGLGYPYEDLLELAERGEWETIEQRLVTLQEALRAVARLPVPVVTALDGEGRGAATTLALWSDATVAFLTTPLGFPGATVGLLPLGALTALRVRAEAREYGLQAPLRAEFGVVSALTAFLASERVESAQRAGISGLLGDRWLATMDRDGLLDAAAGLARALARSVPRRPLGDAVELGTAGEQVTAGLRLAELEPATRQVVEALVRAVRRSGNVDDLLAAERAVLRELLRDGEYRQRARATLQALAAARR; this is encoded by the coding sequence GTGATCGAGAAGGTCGGGGTCCTGGGCGCCGGATCGATGGGCGCAGCAGTGGCTGCCCTCGCTGCCTCGGCGGGGCTGGAGGTCATCTTGCTGGACGTGAAGGGGGAAGGCGATCCCGCCGGGCCAGCTCGCCGCGGGCTGGAACGAGCGGTCAAGCAGCGGGCATTCCTCGATCCGAGCGCGGCCGGCCGGGTTCAGGTCGGCAACGTCGAGGACGATCTCCCGTTGCTCGCTGGCTGCGATTGGGTACTGGAAGCGATCATCGAGGAGCGGGAGGCGAAGCGCACGCTGTTCCAGCGCCTCGCTGCCATCCTGCCTCCCCAGACGATCGTCACGACCAACACCTCGACCTTCACGCTGCACGCGTTACTACCGGACGAACTCGGCGCCTGGCGAGATCGGTTCTTCGTCACCCATTTCTTCAATCCACCGCGTGCACTGCTCCTCTGCGAGGTGACAGCCTTCCCAGAGGGAGAAGGGGAACGCTTTTTCGGCTTCGTCCGTTTCCTGGAGCAACGCTTGGGACGACGCGCCCTCCTCGTCCGCGATACCCCGGGCTTCGTCGCCAACCGCTTCGGGATCTACGCCTTGGCACACGCCGTGCGGCTGACCACCGAACTCGGGCTCACGCCGGAGGAGGTGGATGCCTTGACCGGCCCGCTGCTCGGTCGGCCACGTTCCGCCACTTTCCGGACGATCGACCTTACCGGTGTGGACATCCTGGTCCTGGGGACGCGGAGCTTGCAGGAATCGACCGGTGACGACTACGCGGTACCCGACTGGATCCTCGAGCTCTATCAGGCCAAGCGGTTGGGCGACAAGACGGGTGGGGGTATCTACCGCCGCGAGGGAGAGCAGCAGCTGACCTACGATCCCCTGCAGCACGGCGATCGCCCCTTCCGCCCGGCAGCGATTCCCGGGCTCGACGACCTCCTGCGCCAGCCGTTTCCGGAGCGCTTGGTGGGCGCGCTGGACTTGCCTTCGCCATACGGGGACTACGTGCGGCACCTTCTCGGGCGCACCTTCGGGTACGTGCTCGCGCGCACGCGCGATGCGGCGCGCGACATCGCCAGTGTCGACCGGGCACTCGAGTGGGGTTTCGGCTGGGCGGCCGGACCGTATGCGCAGATGCAGTTTCTCGGACTCGAGCGCGTCCGGGAGCTCCTGCAGGACGCTGGTGTACCAGTGTCAGATCTCCTCGCGCTCGCCGAGGAGCGAGGCGGATTCTTCCGCGATGGCCGGGTGTTGGATCCCGCCAGTGGCGAACTCATCCCGGAGGAGCAGCTTCCCTCGACGCGCCGGACACGCCAGATCCGGCTGCGGGAAGCACTCGACCGCCAGGGAACACACGACCTCGGCGATGGGATACTGGCCGTACGGGTACGCTCGCTGGAGGCACTACCCGAACTCGTCGCGGGCACGCTGGCGCACGGGCCCAGCGCGCTGGTACTGGTGCCGGCCTTCGCGGGCCTGGGCTATCCGTACGAGGATCTCCTGGAGTTGGCCGAGCGAGGCGAGTGGGAGACGATCGAGCAGCGACTGGTGACCCTGCAGGAGGCACTGAGGGCCGTGGCACGCCTGCCGGTGCCGGTGGTGACAGCACTCGACGGGGAAGGGCGCGGGGCCGCAACGACGCTGGCGCTCTGGAGCGACGCGACCGTAGCCTTTCTCACAACGCCGCTGGGATTCCCGGGCGCGACCGTTGGACTGCTCCCGCTCGGCGCGCTGACGGCGTTGCGCGTGCGGGCTGAAGCACGAGAGTACGGGCTGCAGGCACCGCTGCGTGCCGAATTCGGGGTAGTGAGTGCGCTCACCGCCTTCCTGGCATCCGAGCGAGTAGAGTCGGCGCAGCGAGCGGGGATCTCCGGGCTACTCGGTGACCGCTGGCTGGCGACGATGGATCGCGACGGCTTGCTCGACGCAGCCGCGGGACTGGCTCGCGCTCTAGCACGGAGCGTGCCCAGGCGCCCGCTGGGGGACGCCGTCGAGCTGGGCACAGCCGGAGAGCAGGTGACGGCCGGGCTGCGGCTCGCCGAGCTGGAGCCGGCTACGCGGCAGGTGGTGGAAGCGCTGGTGCGGGCAGTGCGCCGATCGGGCAATGTGGACGATCTCCTCGCGGCAGAGCGAGCCGTGCTGCGCGAACTCCTGCGGGACGGGGAGTACCGGCAGCGCGCACGCGCGACTCTGCAGGCACTGGCAGCAGCGCGGCGGTGA